A region of Vitis riparia cultivar Riparia Gloire de Montpellier isolate 1030 chromosome 12, EGFV_Vit.rip_1.0, whole genome shotgun sequence DNA encodes the following proteins:
- the LOC117926706 gene encoding disease resistance protein RPS2-like, whose product MADLAAGAAGEVFKDGKRVVTFAISNILYLKDLNRNYKKLKQEVIKLKATRKDLEIRRFKTKSCIRDWIARALTIESQVEDLEIKYNNKKKHRWKLLSLANLGKEMELKCQEVCSHRKEGDLKKKTAVMELPEPVKRIRTLKLEENSSFHKALQHVLGFLEDKKIRRIGIWGMVGTGKTTVLQNLNNHEKVAKMFDMVIYVTVSKEWSEKGVQDAILRRLKLDVDDNADVNDAASIISEELKKNKCLILLDEVWDCIDLNRIMGIDENLDSKVVLASRYQDICCLMEAEEFVDVKPLSHNDAWNIFQKKVGHYISNRSIEPLARGVVDECHGLPLLIDIVAQTFKTKGENEVLWKDGLNKLKRLDGVKLKGMDEVLKRLQICYDDLKDDEEKPCFLYGALYPAEREIDVDYLLECWKAEGFINDASNFRSARMRGHSVLNELFKVSLLERSDNSKCVKMNKVLRKMALRISSQNTKSKFLVKPPEEFEDFPKAEEWEQASRISLTGSRQGLLPETPDCSGLLTLLLRSNMHLTSIPKFFFQSMSQLKVLDLHGTEIALLPSSLSNLIYLKALYLNSCFKLEKIPSSVKALTCLEVLDIRKTKLNLLQIGSLVSLKCLRLSLCNFDMANYTEAQVSTFDLLEELNIDVGSLEEGWDKIVDPVIKDIVKLKKLTSLRFCFPKVDCLGVFVQEWPVWEEGSLTFHFAIGCHNSAFAQILESIDHPGHNILKLANGDDVNPVIMKVLMETNALGLIDYGVSSLSDFGIENMNRISNCLIKGCSKIKTIIDGDRVSEAVLQSLENLHITDVPNLENIWQGPVQARSLSQLTTVTLSKCPKLKMIFSEGMIRQFLQLKHLRVEECYQIEKIIMESKNTQLENQALPELKTLVLFDLPKLTSIWAKDSLQWPFLQEVKISKCSQLKSLPFNKVIH is encoded by the coding sequence ATGGCTGATCTAGCTGCTGGGGCAGCAGGTGAGGTATTTAAAGATGGGAAACGAGTAGTGACTTTTGCCATTAGCAATATTCTTTATCTGAAGGATCTGAACAGAAACTATAAAAAGTTAAAGCAGGAAGTCATAAAGCTCAAGGCAACGAGGAAAGACCTAGAAATAAGAAGATTTAAGACAAAGTCATGCATAAGAGATTGGATTGCTAGGGCTTTGACTATTGAAAGTCAAGTGGAAGACCTAGAAATCAAATACAACAATAAAAAGAAGCATCGATGGAAATTGCTTTCCCTTGCAAATCTTGGCAAAGAGATGGAGCTGAAGTGCCAAGAAGTTTGTAGTCATCGGAAAGAGGGAGacttgaagaaaaaaacagCAGTCATGGAATTGCCAGAGCCTGTCAAAAGAATACGTACACTCAAACTAGAAGAAAACTCATCATTTCACAAAGCTTTACAACATGTACTGGGGTTTCTAgaggataaaaaaataagaagaattgGAATCTGGGGCATGGTGGGAACTGGGAAAACCACAGTATTGCAGAACTTGAATAATCATGAAAAAGTTGCCAAAATGTTTGATATGGTCATCTATGTAACTGTCTCAAAAGAGTGGAGTGAAAAAGGGGTACAAGATGCAATCCTAAGGCGGCTAAAATTGGATGTAGACGATAATGCCGATGTTAACGATGCTGCTTCGATAATATCtgaagaattgaagaaaaataagtgtTTGATTCTTTTGGATGAAGTGTGGGACTGCATTGATCTAAATAGAATAATGGGAATCGATGAGAACCTGGATAGCAAGGTAGTGTTGGCAAGTAGATACCAAGATATTTGTTGTCTCATGGAGGCTGAGGAATTTGTTGATGTGAAGCCATTGTCACATAATGATGCTTGGAACATATTCCAGAAAAAGGTTGGCCATTACATTTCTAACCGCTCAATTGAACCACTGGCTAGGGGTGTGGTTGATGAGTGTCATGGGTTGCCACTGCTGATAGACATAGTAGCACAAACCTTCAAAACGAAGGGGGAAAATGAAGTGCTTTGGAAGGATGGATTGAATAAGCTGAAAAGATTGGACGGTGTCAAGCTCAAAGGCATGGATGAAGTGCTGAAACGCTTACAGATTTGTTATGATGATTTGAAAGATGATGAAGAGAAGCCTTGCTTTTTGTATGGTGCATTGTATCCCGCAGAAAGAGAGATAGATGTAGATTACTTGTTAGAATGTTGGAAAGCTGAAGGTTTTATTAATGATGCAAGTAATTTCAGAAGTGCGCGCATGAGAGGGCATTCGGTACTGAATGAGCTTTTCAAGGTATCTTTGCTGGAGAGAAGTGATAATAGTAAATGTGTTAAGATGAATAAAGTGCTTCGGAAAATGGCGCTTAGGATCTCATCGCAAAATACAAAGTCCAAATTTTTAGTGAAGCCACCTGAGGAGTTCGAAGATTTCCCCAAGGCGGAAGAATGGGAACAAGCCAGTCGGATTTCTTTGACGGGGAGCCGACAAGGACTTTTACCAGAAACTCCAGATTGTTCTGGTCTCTTAACATTGTTGCTTCGAAGTAATATGCACTTAACTTCCATTCCTAAGTTTTTCTTCCAATCGATGTCCCAACTCAAAGTTCTAGATCTCCATGGCACTGAGATTGCATTACTGCCTTCATCCTTATCCAACTTGATTTACCTCAAAGCGCTCTATTTAAATTCCTGCTTTAAGTTGGAAAAAATCCCATCTAGTGTGAAAGCACTTACGTGTCTTGAGGTGTTGGACATTCGAAAGACCAAACTCAATTTACTTCAAATTGGAAGTTTAGTATCGTTGAAGTGTTTGCGATTATCATTGTGTAATTTTGATATGGCAAACTATACTGAAGCACAAGTGTCAACGTTTGATTTGTTGGAGGAATTGAATATTGATGTTGGTTCATTGGAAGAAGGGTGGGACAAGATTGTAGATCCAGTAATAAAGGATATCgttaagttgaaaaaattgaCTTCCCTTCGATTTTGTTTCCCTAAAGTAGACTGCCTTGGCGTATTTGTTCAAGAATGGCCTGTGTGGGAGGAGGGTTCCTTGACATTTCATTTTGCTATTGGTTGCCATAACTCAGCCTTTGCTCAAATTCTCGAGTCTATTGATCATCCAGGCCACAACATCTTGAAGTTGGCCAATGGTGATGATGTAAATCCTGTAATCATGAAGGTGCTAATGGAAACCAATGCATTGGGACTAATTGACTACGGAGTTTCAAGTCTATCGGATTTTGGCATTGAGAATATGAATAGGATATCTAATTGTTTGATTAAAGGATGCAGTAAAATTAAGACCATTATCGATGGTGATCGAGTATCAGAGGCTGTGCTACAATCGTTGGAAAATTTGCACATAACCGATGTCCcaaatttggaaaacatttggCAGGGGCCTGTTCAAGCTCGAAGTTTGTCTCAATTAACAACTGTGACATTAAGTAAATGTCCGAAGTTGAAGATGATATTCTCTGAAGGCATGATTCGACAATTTCTTCAACTGAAGCACTTGAGAGTTGAAGAATGCTATCAAATTGAAAAGATTATCATGGAATCCAAGAATACACAACTAGAAAACCAAGCACTTCCGGAGTTGAAGACCCTAGTACTCTTTGATCTTCCAAAACTAACAAGCATTTGGGCTAAAGATTCATTACAGTGGCCATTTTTACAAGAAGTTAAGATATCTAAGTGTTCCCAGTTGAAGAGTTTACCTTTCAACAAGGTCATCCATTGA